The Impatiens glandulifera chromosome 3, dImpGla2.1, whole genome shotgun sequence genome contains a region encoding:
- the LOC124931640 gene encoding LOB domain-containing protein 4-like: MKENGRKLGSASPCAACKLLRRRCSQECVFAPYFPADEPQKFASVHKVFGASNVNKMLQELPAHQRGDAVSSMVYEANARVRDPVYGCVGAISSLQHQIDALQTQLALAQAEVVHMRMRQFSMPATSSGSPENGSPPSRLTPMSSQQGAVSRSLFGGGGVDHMAVDQASMGESLWSC, from the exons atgaaggAGAACGGTCGGAAATTAGGGTCGGCGTCCCCGTGCGCCGCCTGCAAGCTCCTCAGGAGGCGGTGCTCTCAAGAATGCGTCTTCGCCCCTTATTTTCCCGCCGACGAACCTCAGAAGTTCGCAAGTGTCCACAAGGTCTTCGGAGCAAGCAATGTCAATAAAATGTTACAG gAATTGCCGGCCCACCAACGAGGAGACGCGGTGAGCTCTATGGTTTACGAGGCGAACGCGAGGGTGCGTGACCCGGTTTACGGTTGCGTAGGGGCAATCTCGTCTCTGCAGCACCAAATCGATGCTCTTCAGACACAGTTGGCACTGGCACAGGCAGAAGTGGTGCACATGAGGATGCGCCAGTTCTCAATGCCCGCGACTTCTTCGGGGTCGCCTGAAAACGGGTCGCCCCCATCCAGGCTGACCCCGATGTCTTCTCAACAAGGGGCAGTGTCACGTTCACTATTTGGAGGAGGAGGAGTTGATCATATGGCCGTGGACCAGGCCAGTATGGGGGAGTCTCTTTGGTCCTGCTaa
- the LOC124932888 gene encoding uncharacterized protein LOC124932888 → MAEQRNSSPNCRIMISKPPHPLHQIAENQTHKLLLKQWLKEEELILNRIAFKETQIDSVRREITQLYCIFFLFHSMALLILFSVASRINNPLVCGRSWIPCVCSVLCSMGIIWAVRYKTDVEGHVEKLLEREKEDGMLLGKCMDELKKKGTEFDLLKEVDALRRAKSLRVETKAVGKWSAKDFVSLFFFASSCLVLGLTRVILCS, encoded by the coding sequence ATGGCTGAACAGAGAAATTCCAGTCCGAATTGCAGAATCATGATATCGAAACCCCCACACCCACTTCACCAAATAGCCGAAAATCAAACCCACAAACTTCTTCTAAAACAATGGCTTAAAGAAGAAGAACTGATTCTAAATCGAATCGCGTTCAAGGAAACCCAAATAGATTCAGTCCGTAGAGAAATCACTCAACTTTACTGTATCTTCTTTCTATTCCATTCCATGGCCCTTCTTATCCTCTTCAGCGTCGCTTCAAGAATCAATAACCCTTTGGTATGCGGTAGATCTTGGATCCCTTGCGTCTGCTCTGTTTTGTGTTCGATGGGTATCATCTGGGCTGTCAGGTATAAGACAGATGTCGAGGGACATGTTGAGAAGCTTCTGGAAAGGGAGAAAGAAGATGGGATGTTATTGGGGAAGTGTATGGatgaattgaagaagaaaggtaCTGAATTTGATTTGCTTAAGGAAGTTGATGCTCTTAGAAGGGCTAAGAGTTTGAGGGTGGAGACGAAAGCTGTCGGAAAATGGTCGGCGAAGGACTTtgtttctctcttcttctttgcAAGTTCATGTCTTGTTCTTGGTTTAACTAGGGTTATCCTCTGTAGCTGA
- the LOC124932729 gene encoding auxin-responsive protein SAUR71-like, which yields MKNLMRRFSRVMDSSQYSLLQSSVDGAVSVKSRRSRPVPEGHVPLYVGEEMERFIISARLLNHPIFVKLLNKSAQEYGYDQEGALRIPCHVHVFERILEALRVSHDDHRSSSILQDLLNSISISDDFQFTS from the coding sequence ATGAAGAATTTGATGAGGCGATTCTCACGAGTTATGGACTCATCGCAATACAGTCTACTCCAATCTTCCGTCGACGGAGCAGTTTCTGTCAAGTCTCGTCGATCCAGACCGGTGCCGGAAGGACATGTTCCTTTGTACGTTGGAGAAGAGATGGAGCGGTTTATAATCAGCGCTCGGCTCCTGAATCATCCGATCTTCGTGAAGCTTTTGAATAAATCGGCGCAGGAATACGGTTACGATCAGGAAGGTGCTCTTAGGATACCCTGCCATGTCCATGTATTTGAACGCATCCTTGAGGCTCTCCGAGTTAGTCATGATGATCACCGTTCTTCTTCTATCCTTCAAGATCTGCTTAATTCCATTTCCATCTCCGATGACTTTCAGTTCACTAGCTAG
- the LOC124931489 gene encoding uncharacterized protein LOC124931489 has product MAADVTTFIRTLNGYEDQKKQKTTTMESAGTSSAALITRDLLGGCSTLDSKELDLDLQVPSGWEKRLDLKSGKVYIQRCKSPNNSPSLSTESKKHQTSLKLEDINFPPQSKKKPVLNLLDDTSLGLRLFPSSSTTIYQSVCTLDKVKSALERAEKETKKKRSASWSKSSSPPSNSSCSIMALEDVDEEKSVSSFAAGCPGCLLYVLISKSNPQCPRCHTHVPLPEVAKRARIDLNISI; this is encoded by the exons ATGGCTGCTGATGTCACAACCTTTATCAGGACTTTGAACGGATACGAAGATCAGAAGAAGCAGAAGACGACGACGATGGAATCAGCCGGAACATCGTCGGCGGCGCTGATTACCCGTGATTTGCTTGGAGGTTGTTCGACGCTTGATTCTAAAGAACTTGACCTAGACTTGCAGGTTCCATCTGGTTGGGAGAAGCGACTCGATCTGAAG TCTGGGAAGGTATACATCCAAAGATGCAAATCACCAAACAATTCACCATCTCTATCAACAGAGAGCAAAAAACATCAAACATCCTTAAAGCTAGAAGACATAAACTTCCCACCTCAATCCAAGAAAAAACCAGTTCTCAATCTATTGGATGATACAAGCTTAGGTCTCAGGCTCTTCCCATCATCTTCAACCACTATTTATCAGAGTGTTTGTACTCTAGACAAGGTGAAATCTGCACTTGAAAGAGCTGAAAAGGAAACTAAGAAGAAGAGATCAGCCTCATGGTCGAAATCCTCATCACCACCTTCAAATTCATCATGTTCTATAATGGCTTTGGAGGATGTTGATGAGGAGAAATCAGTCTCTTCATTCGCTGCCGGTTGCCCGGGTTGTCTTCTTTATGTGCTCATATCGAAGAGTAATCCTCAATGCCCTCGATGCCATACACATGTTCCTTTGCCTGAAGTAGCCAAGAGAGCAAGGATCGATCTTAACATATCGATATGA